DNA from Brassica napus cultivar Da-Ae chromosome C4, Da-Ae, whole genome shotgun sequence:
TGAGGAATTCTTGTACATATGGATGGCAGATTTGTGAAGGTATGTTGTTAAGAGTAGATAGGAAGAAAACAGTACACGTGGGCATGAGAATAATAAGTTAAACATTTTGTCAGAAACATGGGCGTTTTAACCCACCAAAAAGAAACTGCCAATGCATGTTTCTAAGGTTCAGACATGCAAAACAAAAGCACCGAGAAAAAACTAAAGGGGCTGATCCTAGGTGAATTCCCTATCCAAAAGAGAGCTCATGTGGATATAAGATTCACCACTGTCAGATGGGGACAACAAATCGAGTGCGGTTATGGCTTGTGCCACCGCAGCAGCCACATTTGTTGGGGACGACCTTTGGTTTCTTGGGAGCCTGAGAGGAGACAAGTTTGGTGTAAGTAAGCAAGGAACGTGGAGTTGAAGTAGTTAGTGAGGGAAAAAAATGACATGGACCTCTCCTGTGGAAGGAATCCGCTTGTCCTTCGGTCGGCCAGATGGGCGGCGAGTCTTTGGTGGGTTAATGGTGACATCTGCAATATCATGGGGCATAGGATGGTCGCCTAAGGAAGCCTCAGGTAAGATCACACCAGAGTAGGTTTCGATCTAGTGCTGTGTTTTGTAGCAATCACCCACTAATTGGGTGTATGGGAGACCGATAGAATCAGCAGCCAACATAGCATGTCCGCATGGTATTTTTAGCTTTTGGAACACTTGACATGTACAGGCTTTAGTATCGAGGTGGACAGTGTTAGGGTGACCAAAAAGACCCCTAACCGAGTAGGTCCATTCTTTGGCTGGATAAATCTTGCTGCCTTTGGTGAGTCTGATATGAGTCTGCATGACTTTATCGACCTCGGGGGTGACAAAACCCCTGTGTTTTGCTGATTTTGTCCTCCTTGCTGAGAACCACCGAGTGAGCATGCGttggatgaacatgaacatctCAACGGTGGGAGAGGCTCTGGATTTGGAAATAGCCTTGTTCAACTGCTCAACAACGTTGCTGGTGAGGAGATTGTACCGATTTCCAGGAAAGTAAGTCTGTGACCATTTTGCAGTGCCAATGTCTTCAAGGTATTTGAAGCAGGGTGCACTAGCTTGTTTAATTTTGGCAAAGTTAGCATCAAAATCAGAGCGCCGGAAAGAGAATGCAGCCTCACAAACCATCTTGGCGAGACCCTTGCTTTTGTACCGGTAAACGAAGTTCCTCATGAGATGAACAATGCAGGATCCATGGTGCGCCTTGGGGAATGTCAGACTAATTGCTTTAATGATGGAGGCATGACGATCAGAGATGATGGTGGGGTGTTTGAGTCAGCTATGATCCTCTCCAGCTTGGTTAGAAACCATGTCCAGGCCTCTTTAGTTTcaccatcaacaacaacaaaggcTAGAGGGAAAACTTGGAAGTTGTCATCTTGTCCACTTGCAGTGAGGAGTAAACCTTTGTATTTGCCAGATAGGTGAGTGCCATCAATAATCATGACAGGGCGCATGCGACGGAATCCTTGGATTGAGGCTCCAAAAGACAGGAAAGCGTACAGAAAACGAGTGTCACCAGCATCATCAAGCTCAATTTCGATTGCAGTGACTGTCCCAGGATTAGTTACTTTCAGCCTGTCAAAATAGCCTGCTATGTTGAGGTAGGAGTCCTCTGCATTCCCATGTGTAATGTCAAGTGCTACCCCTTTTCCCCGATGGCATTTGATGTAGGAAGCTGAGACACGCAAATCTTCAAGAACAAGTTGCTGGAGCTGGAGAGCTTTGGGTGCATCAGCTGCATCGCCGTATTTGGAGCGATATATATGTGTTAAAACCTTTAGGTAGCACGTTTCTTGTAAAGCCTGCGAGTCTCAGTATCGCAAGTATAGTCCAGGTGACACTTCTGAATAGTGTAGTAGCCGCAGCTGGTGAGCTCTTTAGCACGAATTCTCCACTCACAACGAGTGTCAGGGAAACTGAGGACGAAGGAATGCCTGCTCGTTCTAGTCTGTCTGAAATAAAACTGCTCCTTGATTGCGTAGATTACGAGCCTAATTTGACAGTCTTCCTTTGATGCATACAATTTCCCAACGAaaggttcatcatcatcaatatcCAAGTCTAGGACGTCTTCAGCTTCAAACAAGGTATCATCAAACAGGGGTGGAACATCAAATTCCTCGTCACTTATTTCTGAGAGGGCCGGGTTTCACGCGGAGGCGGGGTGGGGGGATGGGGCAGGTGGTGGTCAGTGTATGATGTGCGAGCCGAACTTGTGTACGCGGGAGAGCGGCGTACGGGTGGACAACTCTGCGGAGTTCGGGATGGACCACTTCGAGGTTGTACGGGTGGACAACTACGAGGATGTACGGGTAGCGATGATGAACCAACTTCCGGTTTGCAGTACGGTGGTAGTTCACCGGAGACAAGGACAGTGTGGTCAAAAGCGTCACCAGTTGTGCAGTGGATGATATGGGGTGCAGTCTTGGGCACTGCGATACCCGCCATAACCTCAGCCGCATCAGACCCACCTAAAGGGTTACCAATAAGAGGAGCACAAAAGTCTTAGTCATACCCACGGGTTTGAACCCCGTCAATATCAGCAGGAAGAGAAGCATCGGAAGCAGTGTCTTCGTCCTCTTCGTCCTCGTTGGTTGCCCAGCTGTCGGGTATGTTGTCGGGGTCTTGTTTGAACATTTTTTCAAGGAGCTCATCTTGGCAGAAGAGGGTTTCGTCTAGGAGGGAGTAGCGATTGGTTTTTGATGGACCAGAGTCAACAACAATAGGAAATTCTTGATCCAGGTAATCGTGGGTGGAAAGAGAGGAGCCTGGAATCTGAGAGACAGCTGTAGGGCGATGTACAGGCGGACAGCTCTGAGGATAACTCGGAGAGCGTACTTCGGAGAGCGTACAGGCGGAGTAGACTGAGGCTGTACATGCGGACTTATCTAAGGGTGTACAGGCATACAACCATGAGACAGGTTGAGGTCGTCATCGTTGAAAAGGGAGAAGCCTGGTATTTGAGACCCAGCGGTTGAAGGATGTCGCAGTGCAGACGAAGAATAGGGACTGTAGGTCTTCTTGATAGGTTGGTTGGGCGTAGTGAAAGATAAAggattctcatcaacatgactAATCGGATGGGGTTGGGGTTGGATATTGAAAGTGACAAACAAATTAATTCCCTTGTTAGCTTGAAAGTGCTGGTAAAAGTAGGAGACAGCCCCGTCGTTTGTGAGCAGACTGGGGGTGTGGTAAGACCGCTTGCAAGCTCCTTGGAATTCGGTGGCCAATAACTAAGTAAGGCGGTGCGGAAGACATCAGCGTCATCAAAGAACTCCCTGAATACATTGCTAAGTAATTCGGTCAAGGGTATGCCATTACGAAGAGGAACAATCCTTGTCATGTGCTGTTTGTCTATGGAGAAATTCCAGTGTCTGTATGCAGAGGTTTCCCACTTGCCGGCGATGACCATACAATGCTCCGCCATGGACGACGGCTGAAACCAAAAAAGATAAGAGGAGAAGGCGTACATGATTAGCAGTAAGAGTACCTTAATCATCCAgtttaaaagagaaacaaacctTGTACGTGAGGGATTGGCGATGATTTTGTGTTCCACAACGGTGAACGGCGATGGTAAATCCAGGTGAGGGAGAGGTGTAAGAAGTTGAAATTACGACGGTGAAGAAATTTGGGAAGAGGTGAAATCTTAGAATAATCTGGACCGTCTGTGATGAAAAGTACAGTAACAGATCTAAGGGTGTGGACTGGAAGCAGATATATGTCTTGTCTTGATCTGGATAGCTGAAACTGGGtcgtccattttttttttaagatcaaTGGCTGAGACTGAAGCCCGCCAATTTATTTGTATAGTTAAAGAAATTCCTGGTTGAGAGTCAATTAGAAAAGCTGAGTCCTAACAGATCTTTAAGGTAAAGTGTTCTTGTATAAACATGTGACTTGGGCTGACATTCATAAGTACATAAGTGACTCTGAACGTAATATTCTCATtattattttcagattatttttttcaacCACAATTTTTAAGAACTAGGCAAAGCAATTTAAAATAGTGCAAAACTATAACATATTCGTTTATTAAGAAGACTATTActgttaatttaaatattttcgtttAACCCGGATATCCCAGTTCTTCGAAAAGCCCaaattgtttgtttttcattcTATATGTATATCAAAAGTTGTGGCATTGTGTTATATAACATGTATATTTGTCATTATgactttttacttttttaatatctactaactaaaatttaaagtcTTTTTTAGTCAACTCACTCCGTGCAAGGTCTGAATTTTCAcctattatattataatatataacactaatcatcaaaaacaaaaatattaatttataaaaagtaaaaaaattaacaccGTGCGAACGTGTAGATCAATCTCtagtatatatagatataaaattaggtgataagaaacatatttaaaatattttttattaaatataatataattttttttattttcataaaatgtCATATTTAAGTCTActgaatttatataaaaatacaattgaaATGgttaaaccaaattaaaaaataaaagttataaaattacaaaaatatatttatggtttTTTTCAAACCAATAACTcaaattttaatagaaaatttgaTGTAAAAAGGTTAAAATAGAAAATCACTATGATTTATGAGTTAAACGGCCATCATGATTTCTGATACTAATCTTTTAACCACTACTAGATCTTTTGTCCGTAAGTAATCTATTATAATTAGCTTTCTTTTTGTAGTTggaaaattttacatttttttgcaACAACAAAAGTCTACATTCTTTAGACATTTAATTAAGCTGCATGCACATTCATGTGCATGTCCATTTTATTTACTACAGTGaaacatttaaataaaactaCTTGGCAGCCATGAATCAAGCAAGATTCTCTgcttaatttgcaaaaaaaacgTTAACACCAAAGGGCATAATACATTTAAAACCATAAACTGCAACTTAAATACTCACAGGTGGGCTAAAGCTTAGTAGCTTGGAAGTTCTGGATCTCTCCACGAACTCGCTATATGCCATATGGTGCTAAGGTCGTCGGCTGGGTTCTCTCATGTAAAATGTTTAGTCTTAGAGTTTATACTTTGAAGGTTTCTGATCTAACGTTGCATGATTgaagaaaaacaattaaaactaCATTTTTAATCCCGGTCCTAATTTCTTTGAGGTGAATCTATCACTGActtgacattaaaaaaaaaatccatcacCGTCTTGATTGACCTGACTCtgtactaaaaataaataaaaagtaagtcGTGTTGGTTCCATTCAAGAATATATAGATTCAAGTGTCtgatttaataaaaacacaGATGATGCCAAAATCAATAAAATCAAGCATGCAAGTTTAAAAATAGAACTTATCCATTAATTAAATTGTGAAACAGTCTATGATGCAACAACTAaagtaaaattatgaaattcagATAATAGATAATTTGGAGAGTCAATTTGAATCAAACAAATTTATATACTAGTTTGAAAGAATAATAAACCATGCTCTAACAATAGAAAAACAATCCATGGGTTCATAGCAAAGATAGCTTAAAACATCCTTATCGAGTAAAATCAAATCATTACGTAGCATAGAACAAAATTAACTTTAAAATCATTCATTATTTAGGTTTTTTTCTGTCAACTCATTGTTTAAGTTGGTTAAAACAAATACTATATGGCCTTATCAAAATACATATAATCCAAATATTTACAAAGTAACTTCAGAAAAAGTATTATCCACACGCATACTAGTTATAGATATGACATAAATGAGCCCTTTATTGGGTGTAGTTTAAGATAGACatatattttcttcaaaataattttaatttaccaacaaaaaaatttaaaatcaaaagtaGAGATGGTATTATCCGTgaccatacaaaaaaaaaaaatcaagatcacaTTCAGACATAACAAAAAAGGGCCAATAGTGGTTTAGGCAACAAACCAATTACAAGAACTATGTCACATGAGAACATGCCAAATCTAATTCTATCGTCTTACAAAGTCTTTAAAAGATATAGAGAGCACCATCTAATTCTATTGTCTTACAAAGTCTTTAAAAGATATAGAGAGCACCTTTAATCAACAAAACTAACACCTAAATTCAAATTTTCCATATTAAACAGAAAGGTCAGCATTAAATATTGTCTTCTTGAAAGGTTACATATAGAGTAAATAATAGACAAAGACCAGGTGCGAGATATCTATAGATTAGAACTGAAATTACCTCAAGCTACAATGCACAATATGTAGTGGAAAATGACCCTTAATTTAACAATCATTTATACAGTTTATTTGAATATACGAAGCTGGattttataacataaatatcTCTGCTAGAGTCGAGAACTTCAAAACTTAACCATTATTGTAGAAAATATACGGTTTTTGAAACCGAAATAAAATTTCAGGCATTGAATATAGCCTACCTACAAATCTAGAAGATTACACCATGACTAGGTTGCACGGGTACGTCGGGTTGGTGCCGTCTCACGTACCGGGTTCGGCGAGGGGACGGGTACGGCACGGGTACTCCTCGAAACGTCCCCAATACGTCTCGAGTAATGCAGGGACGGCAAAGACTTATATGGGGACGGATCTGTGAGTTGACCGAGTCGTCTCAGAAACATTTCTAAGCCATGTTCTTGATattttgctcgagatatgattaAGAAGGTTACATCTATCATTTACATGTTAAAAGCAATCAAAATGAGATAATGGAAACATAGAAATCAAGTAATGAAATTTCTAGCGGCCATAGATTTGGGTTGCAGATCTTCTGGGTGGAGAAGATAAAGGGTCAATGACTATTTTACCATTCATTAATAGAAATGGAAAAACTAATTATATGTTTATGAAGTCATGAAATTCAAGTAATGAAATTTAACACGTTTCTTTACCCAAACTAGAGAAGTCAAACTTATTATCAAATGTTGACTAACTGAACTACTGTGTTTTTCTGAAATAATTTCAGAAACAAATACTTTCGCCATCACATTGGTTTATTctaatgttttaaaaagattaaattaaatttgaatataGATTTTATCTTACTTTTATGTTTaactgattatatatatatatgtatatctataTTTGTTGCCGTACCTAAGCCGTACCCGTATctaaaatttttggttttgacgTTTTCCGTCCCCGTTCCCGACCCCGTTTCCAGTCCCCGTATCCGTGCCACGGCTGCTTAGACCGTAAGTATTCTAACCATCTAATTTCAAACAACATCTCTATCTTTTCTTACACCATTCTAACAACAAATTTCATACCAGCACATGGAAATCCTTATGTACACTGTTGGGAAGCATCACAAAGATATGCTTGCTGGCGTAAGCAGCATCTTTGTCTCACCCTGGCTCACCTCTTACATTCAAAAGAAGCATTGGCAGTTTGAAAGAGCCATACATAAAGATCGGTTCCCAACGGATTTTCGTCTTTCAAGTCTTGTACTATTGCCTGGCCAAAAATCAATCACTAATGTCCACACAATTTACGCCCCAATGATATGGGCTGACAGGCACTGGGTTGGCCTGGCTATCAATCTACCAAGGCGTTTAGTGGAAGTTTTGGATCCTCTACCAGAATTAAACAATGACAGGAAGGTTAAACGGTTCCTTGATCCAGTTCTCAAAATGCTACCATTTGTCATCAACAAAATCGCCTTTCCGCCACTGTCACAGTTTACAGGCGATTCTCCATTCACCTGGTCCAGGAAGCATGCCCTCACCAAAAACTCACACACCGGTGACTGTGGACCTGTAAGCATCAAATTCATAGAGATGCATGCTCTTGGTGACCCAGCCCCACACATGTCAGGTATAACAGACAGTTTGGTTGACCAGCTCCGCAAACAATATGCTCTTGACATCTACAAGTCCATCATCCTGCCTACCTATCCAACAGCACAACCAGGCTCACCCGCTTGATCACCACAACCTCTACATTTAGCTTTTGTAACAAAGGGGTCTTCTGTTCTCTAAACTTTTAATATGTTAAACCTAACGCCACCCTTTACTCGGTTTAAGTAAACTTCTGCTTTTGGCTTCTATATTAAGCAcatcattttagtattttatccATAACTGTTTAGTCCTTTAACCATATATTCTAAAATGCAGAAACAAAAGCAACAACATAAACAAAGTTTTCACCAACTGACCACAACTAATAATCATACATAACAAAGTTTTTGTAACATTAACCCAGACACATCTTTCCTCTCCATCAGAACCCTGACCACAGATCTTTCCTCTCCACCACATACCTACAACTGATCACCAAAACGTTGACCCAAACCACACATCCATATTGCCTAATCACAACACATCTACCCTCTAAGCATCACTACTGATCCTAACCACATAACCTTCAACCCCACAACATTACGTCAGCATCCCCCCGCCCCCCTCCCCTCTCTAACCATGACCACAATTTCTCAGCATATAACTACAACACCTAAAACCCTCATAAAGAGGGGCAAGTATACTAATATAAACAGCAAGGCGACTTTTCTCCCAGACACAGCTGCCGAGGAAGTTTGTATCCAAAGGTTGAAAGCCTAAACTTTCCCACTTCCTAACCTCCACCCATAAGACAAAACTctgttatttcaaatttttacccCTTTGGGAAGTATCCCCCGGTCCGTTCGAAGTCTTGACATTTATACTCCGGGTTCTTCCCCCGACTTTGGTCGGAGGGACCGCCGCGCACCGCCAATCTTACCAAACGACGAGCGCAGATGAAGATGGGAAGGACTCCGATGGTTTCTAAGCTCTACTCAACCAGAATCAAAAAGCTACAAGATGGAAAAAGCTGGTTCTGAGAAAGTTTTTTAAGCAGATTTGCTTTGATACCGGGGATTCCTGGTTCTGGTTCCTTAACAGTTCTGTTCTTGGATTTCACAAAGACTATCAAAATACCGTCAACTGAGTCTTGCTTCTACCCGACAAGACCTAGTCTAAGACACCGATAAGATAAAACTTGTGTTAAGGGGAATCCTTTTAACCAAGATGGCTCACAGAAGAATTTCTTCAGCTGAGAAAGGGAAAGGTCTGGACCTCAGCTCTCAACTACCACTGCGTACTGCTATAGTGAAGACACCA
Protein-coding regions in this window:
- the LOC125586054 gene encoding uncharacterized protein LOC125586054; translated protein: MRNFVYRYKSKGLAKMVCEAAFSFRRSDFDANFAKIKQASAPCFKYLEDIGTAKWSQTYFPGNRYNLLTSNVVEQLNKAISKSRASPTVEMFMFIQRMLTRWFSARRTKSAKHRGFVTPEVDKVMQTHIRLTKGSKIYPAKEWTYSVRGLFGHPNTVHLDTKACTCQVFQKLKIPCGHAMLAADSIGLPYTQLVGDCYKTQH